In Mytilus edulis chromosome 6, xbMytEdul2.2, whole genome shotgun sequence, the following proteins share a genomic window:
- the LOC139527927 gene encoding uncharacterized protein: MKQDNQGEVTEMNYEEKMIIAYEAVVSKKMSFKEACTKFKIPDSTLRDRVKKGNPTKGRRGKNATLDQNESEKLTNCIMMLMKQGYNYTIDELCTLSSQYVVSIGKRKHDKPVTKHWFYLLCENFPKLKELRIKLTQMDRTQTRDLTRVSSFFSYLSSCVNKYDLSERPCSIYSLSSTELSYSWPYAIREVPSHEEAITLFICANGAGNVIPPWYVFPEGKSNLDINRLQEDCKPGFGFLAEERLFPSEIFLKYLTTHFLRHTLPQDHKILLVDGHDLYVSVEILEWAEQNQITLIVLPADEYKTIQPLQVDCLSSFERLLTENCKASMSGSQLERSALCKAVSDAYQQAFTSEEIQRSFRMSKIFPIPTEMI, encoded by the coding sequence GACAATCAAGGAGAGGTTACGGAGATGaattatgaagaaaaaatgaTTATAGCATACGAGGCAGTTGTATCAAAGAAAATGTCGTTTAAGGAAGCATGCACGAAATTCAAGATTCCTGATAGCACACTACGAGATAGAGTGAAAAAGGGAAATCCTACGAAAGGAAGAAGAGGAAAAAATGCAACCCTGGATCAAAATGAATCAGAAAAATTGACCAACTGTATAATGATGCTGATGAAACAGGGATATAATTACACAATCGATGAACTGTGTACGTTATCAAGTCAATATGTTGTAAGCATTGGCAAGCGTAAGCACGATAAACCAGTCACAAAACATTGGTTTTATTTGTTGTGTGAGAACTTTCCTAAGCTTAAAGAGTTGAGGATTAAACTTACACAAATGGATAGAACTCAAACACGGGATTTGACACGTGTCTCAAGTTTTTTCTCATATTTGTCTTCTTGTGTTAACAAATATGACTTATCCGAGAGGCCTTGTTCAATTTATAGTTTAAGCTCTACAGAATTATCTTACTCATGGCCTTATGCAATCAGAGAGGTCCCTTCTCATGAAGAAGCAATCACTTTGTTTATTTGTGCAAATGGCGCTGGCAACGTTATCCCTCCTTGGTATGTTTTTCCCGAGGGTAAATCAAATTTGGATATAAATCGTCTACAGGAAGATTGTAAACCAGGTTTCGGGTTTCTAGCAGAAGAGAGATTGTTTCCATCggagatatttttaaaatatctgacaACTCATTTCCTTCGCCACACGCTACCTCAGGATCATAAGATTCTTCTCGTTGACGGACATGACCTGTATGTCTCTGTTGAAATATTGGAATGGGCAGAACAAAACCAAATTACTTTAATTGTTCTTCCTGCAGACGAATACAAGACAATTCAGCCATTACAAGTCGATTGTTTAAGTTCTTTTGAGCGTTTGTTGACGGAGAACTGTAAAGCTAGCATGTCAGGTTCGCAGTTAGAAAGATCTGCTTTATGTAAAGCTGTTTCAGATGCATACCAACAAGCATTTACAAGTGAAGAAATTCAGCGTTCTTTTAGAATGTCAAAAATATTCCCGATTCCTACGGAAATGATTTGA